In the Takifugu flavidus isolate HTHZ2018 chromosome 11, ASM371156v2, whole genome shotgun sequence genome, one interval contains:
- the zmiz1a gene encoding zinc finger MIZ domain-containing protein 1a isoform X4, producing MMHFAAHVKKIIKKPLLSSWCEELGRLLLLRHQKSRHNEPQGKVPMQPSMNSMKPGLTHSDGSFPYDSVPWQQNTNQPPGSLSVVTTVWGVTNTSQSQVLGNPMANSNNPMNPGGNPMGSGMSGSGPGLNSPQFSAQQQQFPTKGGSNQSYMQQGMYGRPGYTGGPGGYSGSYSGGPNAPPGGMGMTSHTRPPGDFTQPAAAAAAAAVAAAAATATATATATVAALQETQNKDMNQYGQMCSSFQMGTAQAYNNQFMNQPGPRGPPGGINPASMASAMNNPNMSGPPMGMNQARTPGMGPFGPHGQRMPQQGYPAGPRQGMPMQGMKRPYPGEAGYGGQQYGPNSQFPPQQGQYPTSNTSRPLSSPNYPGQRMPGQQSQGQYPSGMPMGQYYKQESFNGQSTNFSGGGYSYSQGNGPPRPGNYPHSPVPGNPTPPMTPGSGIPPYLSPNPDVKPPFAPDMKPNMTALPPPPANPNEELRLTFPVRDGVVLEPFRLEHNLAVSNHVFHLRPSVHQTLMWRSDLELQFKCYHHEDRQMNTNWPASVQVSVNATPLTIERGDNKTSHKPLHLKHVCQPGRNTIQITVTACCCSHLFVLQLVHRPSVRSVLQGLLKKRLLPAEHCITKIKRNFSSVAASAGNTTLNGEDGVEQTAIKVSLKCPITFRRIQLPARGHDCKHVQCFDLESYLQLNCERGTWRCPVCNKTALLEGLEVDQYMWGILNAIQNSEFEEVTIDPTCSWRPVPIKSEIHIKEDPDGPLAKRFKTMSPSQMTMPNVMEMIAQLGPGPGPHGPGPSPYTPHPGQHVSGNGGDYPGGGNNYHSQGNFDFPHGNPSAGGVGGGGAGGGGGGGPPMSDFIHGPQLSHPPDAPGGLLPQEKPHSHGMNDAMSHPDQSHNSMQQILHASPHPGSQSGPPLHHSSQSSQPPRQSQPPPQPQPGQNSHPHGDMNFNPSSDGQLGQGSQDMPEPSLDLLPELANTDELLSYLDPPDLPANSNDDLLSLFENN from the exons ATGATGCATTTTGCTGCCCACGtgaaaaaaatcatcaaaaaac CCCTGCTGTCGTCGTGGTGCGAGGAGCTGGGTCGTCTGCTCCTGCTGCGTCACCAGAAGAGCAGGCACAACGAGCCGCAGGGAAAAGTCCCCATGCAGCCGAGCATGAACAGCATGAAGCCTGGGCTCACTCACAG TGATGGTTCCTTTCCCTACGACTCTGTCCCCTGGCAACAAAACACCAACCAACCCCCTGGGTCATTGTCGGTGGTTACAACAGTGTGGGGTGTGACCAACACGTCACAGAGCCAG GTGCTCGGGAACCCGATGGCAAACAGCAATAATCCCATGAATCCTGGAGGTAACCCTATGGGATCAGGGATGTCTGGCAGCGGACCGGGGCTGAACTCTCCTCAGTTCAGTgctcagcagcaacagtttCCAACCAAAGGAGGTTCCAACCAGTCGTACATGCAACAGGGGATGTACGGCAGGCCTGGCTACACTGGAGGTCCTGGTGGCTACAGTGGGAG ttATTCTGGAGGCCCAAATGCCCCTCCGGGTGGAATGGGAATGACCTCTCACACGCGTCCCCCTGGTGACTTCACCCAgccggccgccgccgctgcggcAGCCGCcgttgctgccgctgccgccacTGCGACGGCCACGGCAACGGCCACGGTGGCAGCTCTGCAGGAGACCCAGAACAAGGACATGAACCAGTATGGACAG ATGTGCTCTTCCTTCCAAATGGGCACCGCTCAGGCCTACAACAACCAGTTCATGAACCAACCGGGTCCCCGAGGCCCCCCTGGAGGGATAAATCCAGCCAGCATGGCATCTGCCATGAACAACCCTAACATGAGCGGGCCTCCCATGGGCATGAACCAGGCTCGAACTCCTGGAATGGGGCCCTTTGGACCTCACGGCCAGAGGATGCCTCAGCAAGGTTACCCAGCGGGACCTCGACAAGGCATGCCCATGCAGGGGATGAAGAGGCCTTATCCAGGAGAG gCAGGTTATGGGGGTCAGCAGTACGGACCCAACAGTCAGTTCCCACCACAGCAGGGTCAGTACCCCACATCAAACACGTCCAGGCCTCTGTCATCGCCTAATTACCCTGGCCAGAGGATGCCGGGGCAGCAGAGCCAAGGACAGTACCCCTCTGGCATGCCCATGGGTCAATACTACAAG CAAGAGTCCTTCAATGGTCAGAGTACCAACTTTTCTGGTGGTGGATACTCGTACAGCCAAGGCAACGGG CCCCCGCGGCCTGGAAACTACCCCCACTCTCCTGTCCCTGGAAACCCCACACCCCCTATGACCCCAGGAAGTGGTATTCCACCATATCTGTCACCAAATCCGGACGTGAAGCCCCCGTTTGCGCCTGACATGAAACCAAATATGACAGCGCTGCCGCCCCCTCCAG CGAACCCCAACGAGGAGCTGCGGCTGACGTTCCCGGTCAGAGACGGAGTGGTGCTGGAGCCGTTCCGCTTGGAGCACAACCTGGCCGTCAGTAACCACGTCTTCCATCTACGACCCTCCGTCCACCAGACGCTCATGTGGAG gtctgacctggagctgcagtttaAGTGCTACCACCATGAAGACAGGCAGATGAACACAAACTGGCCCGCCTCCGTCCAAGTCAGTGTCAACGCCACGCCCCTCACCATCGAGAGAGGGGACAACAAAACATCCCACAAACCCCTGCACCTGAAGCACGTGTGTCAACCTGGGAGAAACACGATCCAGATTACCGTCACCGCCTGCTGTTGC TCTCACCTGTTCGTGCTGCAGCTGGTCCACAGGCCATCTGTGCGCTCCGTCCTCCAGGGGCTTCTAAAGAAAAGACTCCTTCCTGCAGAACACTGCATCACCAAGA TTAAGAGGAACTTCAGCAGCGTGGCGGCCTCGGCAGGAAACACCACTCTCAATGGGGAGGACGGCGTGGAGCAGACGGCCATTAAGGTCTCGCTCAAGTGTCCCATCACCTTCCGGCGCATCCAGCTACCAGCACGAGGACACGACTGCAAACATGTGCAG TGTTTTGATCTGGAGTCCTACCTGCAGCTCAACTGTGAGAGGGGCACGTGGAGGTGTCCTGTGTGCAA taaAACAGCATTACTAGAAGGACTGGAAGTGGATCAGTACATGTGGGGAATCCTCAACGCCATCCAAAA TTCGGAGTTTGAGGAGGTCACTATAGATCCCACGTGTAGCTGGAGACCCGTCCCCATTAAATCTGAAATACACATCAAGGAGGACCCTGACGGGCCACTGGCCAAGCGTTTCAAGACCATGAGTCCCAGTCAGATGACCATGCCCAATGTCATGGAGATGATCGCTCAACTTGGGCCGGGTCCAGGACCGCACGGACCGGGTCCCAGTCCCTATACGCCTCACCCCGGTCAACATGTCAGTGGGAATGGGGGAGATTACCCAGGAGGAG GCAACAACTATCACAGCCAGGGGAACTTTGACTTCCCTCATGGGAACCCCTCTGCtgggggagtgggaggaggtggagcaggaggtggtggtggcggcggtcCACCAATGAGCGACTTCATCCATGGACCCCAGCTCTCCCATCCCCCAGATGCCCCTGGCGGTCTCCTTCCCCAAGAAAAACCCCACAGCCACGGGATGAACGATGCG ATGTCCCATCCCGATCAGTCCCATAACTCCATGCAGCAGATCTTGCATGCGTCTCCCCACCCTGGCAGCCAATCAGGGCCTCCCTTGCATCACAGCAGCCAGTCATCTCAGCCGCCGCGTCAGTCGCAGCCTCCGCCGCAGCCTCAGCCAGGGCAAAATAGTCACCCGCACGGTGACATGAACTTTAACCCCTCCTCAGATGGCCAGTTGGGTCAGGGAAGCCAGGACATGCCTGAACCCTCCCTGGAC CTGCTTCCAGAGCTGGCTAACACAGACGAGTTACTGTCTTACCTCGACCCCCCTGACCTCCCCGCCAACAGCAACGACGACCTTCTCTCCCTGTTTGAGAACAACTAG
- the zmiz1a gene encoding zinc finger MIZ domain-containing protein 1a isoform X1, with the protein MNTLPSMDRHIQQTNDRLQCIKQHLQNPANFHSAATELLDWCGDPRAFQRPFEQSLMGCLTVVSRVAAQQGFDLDLGYRLLAVCAANRDKFTPKSAETSTCRRCQSDSALLSSWCEELGRLLLLRHQKSRHNEPQGKVPMQPSMNSMKPGLTHSDGSFPYDSVPWQQNTNQPPGSLSVVTTVWGVTNTSQSQVLGNPMANSNNPMNPGGNPMGSGMSGSGPGLNSPQFSAQQQQFPTKGGSNQSYMQQGMYGRPGYTGGPGGYSGSYSGGPNAPPGGMGMTSHTRPPGDFTQPAAAAAAAAVAAAAATATATATATVAALQETQNKDMNQYGQMCSSFQMGTAQAYNNQFMNQPGPRGPPGGINPASMASAMNNPNMSGPPMGMNQARTPGMGPFGPHGQRMPQQGYPAGPRQGMPMQGMKRPYPGEAGYGGQQYGPNSQFPPQQGQYPTSNTSRPLSSPNYPGQRMPGQQSQGQYPSGMPMGQYYKQESFNGQSTNFSGGGYSYSQGNGPPRPGNYPHSPVPGNPTPPMTPGSGIPPYLSPNPDVKPPFAPDMKPNMTALPPPPANPNEELRLTFPVRDGVVLEPFRLEHNLAVSNHVFHLRPSVHQTLMWRSDLELQFKCYHHEDRQMNTNWPASVQVSVNATPLTIERGDNKTSHKPLHLKHVCQPGRNTIQITVTACCCSHLFVLQLVHRPSVRSVLQGLLKKRLLPAEHCITKIKRNFSSVAASAGNTTLNGEDGVEQTAIKVSLKCPITFRRIQLPARGHDCKHVQCFDLESYLQLNCERGTWRCPVCNKTALLEGLEVDQYMWGILNAIQNSEFEEVTIDPTCSWRPVPIKSEIHIKEDPDGPLAKRFKTMSPSQMTMPNVMEMIAQLGPGPGPHGPGPSPYTPHPGQHVSGNGGDYPGGGNNYHSQGNFDFPHGNPSAGGVGGGGAGGGGGGGPPMSDFIHGPQLSHPPDAPGGLLPQEKPHSHGMNDAMSHPDQSHNSMQQILHASPHPGSQSGPPLHHSSQSSQPPRQSQPPPQPQPGQNSHPHGDMNFNPSSDGQLGQGSQDMPEPSLDLLPELANTDELLSYLDPPDLPANSNDDLLSLFENN; encoded by the exons CCCTGCTGTCGTCGTGGTGCGAGGAGCTGGGTCGTCTGCTCCTGCTGCGTCACCAGAAGAGCAGGCACAACGAGCCGCAGGGAAAAGTCCCCATGCAGCCGAGCATGAACAGCATGAAGCCTGGGCTCACTCACAG TGATGGTTCCTTTCCCTACGACTCTGTCCCCTGGCAACAAAACACCAACCAACCCCCTGGGTCATTGTCGGTGGTTACAACAGTGTGGGGTGTGACCAACACGTCACAGAGCCAG GTGCTCGGGAACCCGATGGCAAACAGCAATAATCCCATGAATCCTGGAGGTAACCCTATGGGATCAGGGATGTCTGGCAGCGGACCGGGGCTGAACTCTCCTCAGTTCAGTgctcagcagcaacagtttCCAACCAAAGGAGGTTCCAACCAGTCGTACATGCAACAGGGGATGTACGGCAGGCCTGGCTACACTGGAGGTCCTGGTGGCTACAGTGGGAG ttATTCTGGAGGCCCAAATGCCCCTCCGGGTGGAATGGGAATGACCTCTCACACGCGTCCCCCTGGTGACTTCACCCAgccggccgccgccgctgcggcAGCCGCcgttgctgccgctgccgccacTGCGACGGCCACGGCAACGGCCACGGTGGCAGCTCTGCAGGAGACCCAGAACAAGGACATGAACCAGTATGGACAG ATGTGCTCTTCCTTCCAAATGGGCACCGCTCAGGCCTACAACAACCAGTTCATGAACCAACCGGGTCCCCGAGGCCCCCCTGGAGGGATAAATCCAGCCAGCATGGCATCTGCCATGAACAACCCTAACATGAGCGGGCCTCCCATGGGCATGAACCAGGCTCGAACTCCTGGAATGGGGCCCTTTGGACCTCACGGCCAGAGGATGCCTCAGCAAGGTTACCCAGCGGGACCTCGACAAGGCATGCCCATGCAGGGGATGAAGAGGCCTTATCCAGGAGAG gCAGGTTATGGGGGTCAGCAGTACGGACCCAACAGTCAGTTCCCACCACAGCAGGGTCAGTACCCCACATCAAACACGTCCAGGCCTCTGTCATCGCCTAATTACCCTGGCCAGAGGATGCCGGGGCAGCAGAGCCAAGGACAGTACCCCTCTGGCATGCCCATGGGTCAATACTACAAG CAAGAGTCCTTCAATGGTCAGAGTACCAACTTTTCTGGTGGTGGATACTCGTACAGCCAAGGCAACGGG CCCCCGCGGCCTGGAAACTACCCCCACTCTCCTGTCCCTGGAAACCCCACACCCCCTATGACCCCAGGAAGTGGTATTCCACCATATCTGTCACCAAATCCGGACGTGAAGCCCCCGTTTGCGCCTGACATGAAACCAAATATGACAGCGCTGCCGCCCCCTCCAG CGAACCCCAACGAGGAGCTGCGGCTGACGTTCCCGGTCAGAGACGGAGTGGTGCTGGAGCCGTTCCGCTTGGAGCACAACCTGGCCGTCAGTAACCACGTCTTCCATCTACGACCCTCCGTCCACCAGACGCTCATGTGGAG gtctgacctggagctgcagtttaAGTGCTACCACCATGAAGACAGGCAGATGAACACAAACTGGCCCGCCTCCGTCCAAGTCAGTGTCAACGCCACGCCCCTCACCATCGAGAGAGGGGACAACAAAACATCCCACAAACCCCTGCACCTGAAGCACGTGTGTCAACCTGGGAGAAACACGATCCAGATTACCGTCACCGCCTGCTGTTGC TCTCACCTGTTCGTGCTGCAGCTGGTCCACAGGCCATCTGTGCGCTCCGTCCTCCAGGGGCTTCTAAAGAAAAGACTCCTTCCTGCAGAACACTGCATCACCAAGA TTAAGAGGAACTTCAGCAGCGTGGCGGCCTCGGCAGGAAACACCACTCTCAATGGGGAGGACGGCGTGGAGCAGACGGCCATTAAGGTCTCGCTCAAGTGTCCCATCACCTTCCGGCGCATCCAGCTACCAGCACGAGGACACGACTGCAAACATGTGCAG TGTTTTGATCTGGAGTCCTACCTGCAGCTCAACTGTGAGAGGGGCACGTGGAGGTGTCCTGTGTGCAA taaAACAGCATTACTAGAAGGACTGGAAGTGGATCAGTACATGTGGGGAATCCTCAACGCCATCCAAAA TTCGGAGTTTGAGGAGGTCACTATAGATCCCACGTGTAGCTGGAGACCCGTCCCCATTAAATCTGAAATACACATCAAGGAGGACCCTGACGGGCCACTGGCCAAGCGTTTCAAGACCATGAGTCCCAGTCAGATGACCATGCCCAATGTCATGGAGATGATCGCTCAACTTGGGCCGGGTCCAGGACCGCACGGACCGGGTCCCAGTCCCTATACGCCTCACCCCGGTCAACATGTCAGTGGGAATGGGGGAGATTACCCAGGAGGAG GCAACAACTATCACAGCCAGGGGAACTTTGACTTCCCTCATGGGAACCCCTCTGCtgggggagtgggaggaggtggagcaggaggtggtggtggcggcggtcCACCAATGAGCGACTTCATCCATGGACCCCAGCTCTCCCATCCCCCAGATGCCCCTGGCGGTCTCCTTCCCCAAGAAAAACCCCACAGCCACGGGATGAACGATGCG ATGTCCCATCCCGATCAGTCCCATAACTCCATGCAGCAGATCTTGCATGCGTCTCCCCACCCTGGCAGCCAATCAGGGCCTCCCTTGCATCACAGCAGCCAGTCATCTCAGCCGCCGCGTCAGTCGCAGCCTCCGCCGCAGCCTCAGCCAGGGCAAAATAGTCACCCGCACGGTGACATGAACTTTAACCCCTCCTCAGATGGCCAGTTGGGTCAGGGAAGCCAGGACATGCCTGAACCCTCCCTGGAC CTGCTTCCAGAGCTGGCTAACACAGACGAGTTACTGTCTTACCTCGACCCCCCTGACCTCCCCGCCAACAGCAACGACGACCTTCTCTCCCTGTTTGAGAACAACTAG
- the zmiz1a gene encoding zinc finger MIZ domain-containing protein 1a isoform X2 yields the protein MNTLPSMDRHIQQTNDRLQCIKQHLQNPANFHSAATELLDWCGDPRAFQRPFEQSLMGCLTVVSRVAAQQGFDLDLGYRLLAVCAANRDKFTPKSAALLSSWCEELGRLLLLRHQKSRHNEPQGKVPMQPSMNSMKPGLTHSDGSFPYDSVPWQQNTNQPPGSLSVVTTVWGVTNTSQSQVLGNPMANSNNPMNPGGNPMGSGMSGSGPGLNSPQFSAQQQQFPTKGGSNQSYMQQGMYGRPGYTGGPGGYSGSYSGGPNAPPGGMGMTSHTRPPGDFTQPAAAAAAAAVAAAAATATATATATVAALQETQNKDMNQYGQMCSSFQMGTAQAYNNQFMNQPGPRGPPGGINPASMASAMNNPNMSGPPMGMNQARTPGMGPFGPHGQRMPQQGYPAGPRQGMPMQGMKRPYPGEAGYGGQQYGPNSQFPPQQGQYPTSNTSRPLSSPNYPGQRMPGQQSQGQYPSGMPMGQYYKQESFNGQSTNFSGGGYSYSQGNGPPRPGNYPHSPVPGNPTPPMTPGSGIPPYLSPNPDVKPPFAPDMKPNMTALPPPPANPNEELRLTFPVRDGVVLEPFRLEHNLAVSNHVFHLRPSVHQTLMWRSDLELQFKCYHHEDRQMNTNWPASVQVSVNATPLTIERGDNKTSHKPLHLKHVCQPGRNTIQITVTACCCSHLFVLQLVHRPSVRSVLQGLLKKRLLPAEHCITKIKRNFSSVAASAGNTTLNGEDGVEQTAIKVSLKCPITFRRIQLPARGHDCKHVQCFDLESYLQLNCERGTWRCPVCNKTALLEGLEVDQYMWGILNAIQNSEFEEVTIDPTCSWRPVPIKSEIHIKEDPDGPLAKRFKTMSPSQMTMPNVMEMIAQLGPGPGPHGPGPSPYTPHPGQHVSGNGGDYPGGGNNYHSQGNFDFPHGNPSAGGVGGGGAGGGGGGGPPMSDFIHGPQLSHPPDAPGGLLPQEKPHSHGMNDAMSHPDQSHNSMQQILHASPHPGSQSGPPLHHSSQSSQPPRQSQPPPQPQPGQNSHPHGDMNFNPSSDGQLGQGSQDMPEPSLDLLPELANTDELLSYLDPPDLPANSNDDLLSLFENN from the exons CCCTGCTGTCGTCGTGGTGCGAGGAGCTGGGTCGTCTGCTCCTGCTGCGTCACCAGAAGAGCAGGCACAACGAGCCGCAGGGAAAAGTCCCCATGCAGCCGAGCATGAACAGCATGAAGCCTGGGCTCACTCACAG TGATGGTTCCTTTCCCTACGACTCTGTCCCCTGGCAACAAAACACCAACCAACCCCCTGGGTCATTGTCGGTGGTTACAACAGTGTGGGGTGTGACCAACACGTCACAGAGCCAG GTGCTCGGGAACCCGATGGCAAACAGCAATAATCCCATGAATCCTGGAGGTAACCCTATGGGATCAGGGATGTCTGGCAGCGGACCGGGGCTGAACTCTCCTCAGTTCAGTgctcagcagcaacagtttCCAACCAAAGGAGGTTCCAACCAGTCGTACATGCAACAGGGGATGTACGGCAGGCCTGGCTACACTGGAGGTCCTGGTGGCTACAGTGGGAG ttATTCTGGAGGCCCAAATGCCCCTCCGGGTGGAATGGGAATGACCTCTCACACGCGTCCCCCTGGTGACTTCACCCAgccggccgccgccgctgcggcAGCCGCcgttgctgccgctgccgccacTGCGACGGCCACGGCAACGGCCACGGTGGCAGCTCTGCAGGAGACCCAGAACAAGGACATGAACCAGTATGGACAG ATGTGCTCTTCCTTCCAAATGGGCACCGCTCAGGCCTACAACAACCAGTTCATGAACCAACCGGGTCCCCGAGGCCCCCCTGGAGGGATAAATCCAGCCAGCATGGCATCTGCCATGAACAACCCTAACATGAGCGGGCCTCCCATGGGCATGAACCAGGCTCGAACTCCTGGAATGGGGCCCTTTGGACCTCACGGCCAGAGGATGCCTCAGCAAGGTTACCCAGCGGGACCTCGACAAGGCATGCCCATGCAGGGGATGAAGAGGCCTTATCCAGGAGAG gCAGGTTATGGGGGTCAGCAGTACGGACCCAACAGTCAGTTCCCACCACAGCAGGGTCAGTACCCCACATCAAACACGTCCAGGCCTCTGTCATCGCCTAATTACCCTGGCCAGAGGATGCCGGGGCAGCAGAGCCAAGGACAGTACCCCTCTGGCATGCCCATGGGTCAATACTACAAG CAAGAGTCCTTCAATGGTCAGAGTACCAACTTTTCTGGTGGTGGATACTCGTACAGCCAAGGCAACGGG CCCCCGCGGCCTGGAAACTACCCCCACTCTCCTGTCCCTGGAAACCCCACACCCCCTATGACCCCAGGAAGTGGTATTCCACCATATCTGTCACCAAATCCGGACGTGAAGCCCCCGTTTGCGCCTGACATGAAACCAAATATGACAGCGCTGCCGCCCCCTCCAG CGAACCCCAACGAGGAGCTGCGGCTGACGTTCCCGGTCAGAGACGGAGTGGTGCTGGAGCCGTTCCGCTTGGAGCACAACCTGGCCGTCAGTAACCACGTCTTCCATCTACGACCCTCCGTCCACCAGACGCTCATGTGGAG gtctgacctggagctgcagtttaAGTGCTACCACCATGAAGACAGGCAGATGAACACAAACTGGCCCGCCTCCGTCCAAGTCAGTGTCAACGCCACGCCCCTCACCATCGAGAGAGGGGACAACAAAACATCCCACAAACCCCTGCACCTGAAGCACGTGTGTCAACCTGGGAGAAACACGATCCAGATTACCGTCACCGCCTGCTGTTGC TCTCACCTGTTCGTGCTGCAGCTGGTCCACAGGCCATCTGTGCGCTCCGTCCTCCAGGGGCTTCTAAAGAAAAGACTCCTTCCTGCAGAACACTGCATCACCAAGA TTAAGAGGAACTTCAGCAGCGTGGCGGCCTCGGCAGGAAACACCACTCTCAATGGGGAGGACGGCGTGGAGCAGACGGCCATTAAGGTCTCGCTCAAGTGTCCCATCACCTTCCGGCGCATCCAGCTACCAGCACGAGGACACGACTGCAAACATGTGCAG TGTTTTGATCTGGAGTCCTACCTGCAGCTCAACTGTGAGAGGGGCACGTGGAGGTGTCCTGTGTGCAA taaAACAGCATTACTAGAAGGACTGGAAGTGGATCAGTACATGTGGGGAATCCTCAACGCCATCCAAAA TTCGGAGTTTGAGGAGGTCACTATAGATCCCACGTGTAGCTGGAGACCCGTCCCCATTAAATCTGAAATACACATCAAGGAGGACCCTGACGGGCCACTGGCCAAGCGTTTCAAGACCATGAGTCCCAGTCAGATGACCATGCCCAATGTCATGGAGATGATCGCTCAACTTGGGCCGGGTCCAGGACCGCACGGACCGGGTCCCAGTCCCTATACGCCTCACCCCGGTCAACATGTCAGTGGGAATGGGGGAGATTACCCAGGAGGAG GCAACAACTATCACAGCCAGGGGAACTTTGACTTCCCTCATGGGAACCCCTCTGCtgggggagtgggaggaggtggagcaggaggtggtggtggcggcggtcCACCAATGAGCGACTTCATCCATGGACCCCAGCTCTCCCATCCCCCAGATGCCCCTGGCGGTCTCCTTCCCCAAGAAAAACCCCACAGCCACGGGATGAACGATGCG ATGTCCCATCCCGATCAGTCCCATAACTCCATGCAGCAGATCTTGCATGCGTCTCCCCACCCTGGCAGCCAATCAGGGCCTCCCTTGCATCACAGCAGCCAGTCATCTCAGCCGCCGCGTCAGTCGCAGCCTCCGCCGCAGCCTCAGCCAGGGCAAAATAGTCACCCGCACGGTGACATGAACTTTAACCCCTCCTCAGATGGCCAGTTGGGTCAGGGAAGCCAGGACATGCCTGAACCCTCCCTGGAC CTGCTTCCAGAGCTGGCTAACACAGACGAGTTACTGTCTTACCTCGACCCCCCTGACCTCCCCGCCAACAGCAACGACGACCTTCTCTCCCTGTTTGAGAACAACTAG